Part of the Ignavibacterium album JCM 16511 genome, ATTGAACTGAGAAGGCAGAAGCAAAAACAGATCTTATCGAAGTATAAATAGTATAAATTATATTAAACCAGGTTGGTTCAGTTCCTAATGCATAAGCAGGCATGCCGCAGAAGATATAAGGATTCCACAATGAAAATCCATCGCGATCTTTTGAGATATAATTTTTCATACTTTCCATTGTAATTATATCTCCGGACTGAAAAGTTTTGTTACCAAAGTAAAGCGGGTTCAGAAATATCAGAAACAAAATCAAAATTACTAACAACACGACCCAGGGATGATGCTTTTGAGGAATGATTTCATTCAGATTAAATTTTGCTAAAAAATTTTCCGACTGAGGTCTGCTTTCTCTGATTGTTTTTTTTGGTTTGGTCATCTAAACTCCTTGATAAATTATTTCTTTGCTATAAAATTAATTCCTGAACCGATGTTATTTCGGCTTATGAAATCCAGATACATCATTAAAAAAGTAAAAGGAAAAGTAATTAAATAATAAACCGGAAGTGCTATAAAAAATATCTTACTTAAGTTTAATAGAATCATCGGATATTTTATTCCCAATCGCCAGGCTTTGTCGCCCCAAAAACCATAAGTGTATTGTGACTTGTAAGTGCTGAAACCTAACAGATGAAGTTTTGATTCTAATTCTTCTTTTGAATAACCAACTCTTGCGTGTTCGCCAATGAAACTTTCTTCATCTTCATCGTGGACATCACTACCACCAAATATTGAAGGAGTATTTATCAACAAATAACCATTCTCATTCAATGCAGTATAAAAGTTCTCAAATACTTTTACATCATCAGGAATATGTTCCATCACATCAACACATACAATCAAATCAAATTCATCTGTATAATTAAGCTTTGTAAGGTCTTCAATTTCAAAACGGACATTAGAAATTTTTCTTTGATTAAAAAATTCTTTGCAATCAAAAATCCAATCTTCTTTTATATCCACAGCTTTGATTTCACAAGGCGAGAGATGTTTTGCCATAAAGTATGCATATTGTCCATATCCTGTTCCGGCATCAAGAATTTTTATTTTCTTATCTCTAAAATTTTTTCGTAATTGTTTTAACTCTCTTCTCACATACCAGGAGCGCAGAAACATCAGATCAAGAATTTTATAAAAAACTACTCTTAAAAAAGGAATTTTTCTGATTACAGATGCAAATACATTTTTGATAGGATCGTAGTGCATTTCAGGCAGGAAAATGATTTTGATTAAACATTTTGATCTTTAATTATATATTCTCTCTCGCTTTCGGTATTGTGAACAATCATTTCACC contains:
- a CDS encoding class I SAM-dependent methyltransferase codes for the protein MHYDPIKNVFASVIRKIPFLRVVFYKILDLMFLRSWYVRRELKQLRKNFRDKKIKILDAGTGYGQYAYFMAKHLSPCEIKAVDIKEDWIFDCKEFFNQRKISNVRFEIEDLTKLNYTDEFDLIVCVDVMEHIPDDVKVFENFYTALNENGYLLINTPSIFGGSDVHDEDEESFIGEHARVGYSKEELESKLHLLGFSTYKSQYTYGFWGDKAWRLGIKYPMILLNLSKIFFIALPVYYLITFPFTFLMMYLDFISRNNIGSGINFIAKK